A window of Cellulomonas fimi contains these coding sequences:
- a CDS encoding phage baseplate assembly protein V — MTEPSIPGATRFYGKYRGTVASNLDPMQLGRVQVECPAVLGQGRMSWAMPCSPYAGDGVGLFLVPPTGANVWVEFEGGDPDSPILAGCFWGTGQVPASPAVAEVKILKTDALSLELNDLPGAGGLKISVGSPAVASTITVEATSSGFEVALGSNKVTVSMSSVSLNDGALEVR, encoded by the coding sequence ATGACCGAGCCCAGCATCCCCGGCGCGACGCGGTTCTACGGCAAGTACCGCGGGACGGTCGCGTCGAACCTCGACCCGATGCAGCTCGGCCGCGTGCAGGTCGAGTGCCCCGCGGTGCTCGGCCAGGGGCGCATGAGCTGGGCCATGCCGTGCTCGCCCTACGCGGGCGACGGCGTCGGCCTGTTCCTCGTCCCGCCGACGGGCGCGAACGTGTGGGTCGAGTTCGAGGGCGGCGACCCGGACTCCCCGATCCTCGCCGGCTGCTTCTGGGGCACCGGCCAGGTGCCCGCGTCGCCCGCCGTCGCCGAGGTGAAGATCCTCAAGACCGACGCGCTGAGCCTCGAGCTCAACGACCTGCCGGGCGCGGGCGGGCTGAAGATCTCGGTCGGGTCGCCCGCGGTCGCGTCGACCATCACGGTCGAGGCCACGAGCAGCGGCTTCGAGGTCGCGCTCGGCAGCAACAAGGTCACGGTCTCGATGTCGTCGGTCTCGCTCAACGACGGCGCGCTGGAGGTGCGCTGA
- a CDS encoding GPW/gp25 family protein: MSTPASPRRLAPARHVSFPLRLDPRGRTALAEDPAYVAGLVEQVLFTGPGERVNRPDFGSGVARLVFAPMDDALAETTRALVQGALQQWLGDLVRVEDVRVTAVDSRVEVVVAYAPLHATSTGQRRTVTVQGGAPATGGLP; the protein is encoded by the coding sequence ATGAGCACGCCCGCCTCCCCGCGCCGGCTCGCCCCGGCCCGCCACGTCTCGTTCCCGCTGCGGCTCGACCCGCGCGGCCGCACCGCGCTCGCCGAGGACCCCGCGTACGTCGCCGGGCTCGTCGAGCAGGTCCTGTTCACGGGGCCCGGCGAGCGCGTCAACCGGCCCGACTTCGGCTCCGGCGTCGCCCGGCTCGTGTTCGCGCCCATGGACGACGCGCTCGCGGAGACGACGCGCGCGCTCGTGCAGGGTGCCCTCCAGCAGTGGCTCGGCGACCTCGTGCGCGTCGAGGACGTACGCGTCACGGCCGTGGACTCGCGCGTCGAGGTCGTCGTCGCGTACGCGCCGCTGCACGCGACGTCGACCGGGCAGCGCCGGACCGTCACGGTGCAGGGCGGCGCACCCGCGACCGGGGGGCTGCCGTGA
- a CDS encoding baseplate J/gp47 family protein, with protein sequence MTATTSLPFVAGIDLEARRALVRGRPGLDQPGGIDGVDHVEVLSNHDDAPGHVPGAPEQRTLLVHLLNGPVPATWTAATVAVVGGVRQDASLNPVRVEWAVPAVAVVGTTASPDPALPPGVVEADRTLVAQALPAPADPDHDPAVLRALVVRTSSWGDLSTYTLRLLGPGGVGAPDGVDLPLSTAPFAFSVDCPSDLDCRPGCADATPAEDLMPGDYLARDYEALRTRLLDRLATLLPDRDDTNPGDPAVMLVELFAAVGDRLAYWQDAAAVEAYLGTARRRTSVRRHARLLGYAVHEGCSARTLLALTTTAGTLTVPARTPVTDLPARQDQPVDVPVDAADLGGTVFETVAPVEITPARNALPLYAWGDPDHCLPAGSTAAFVATPTGVDPALRAGDLLVLVDQPVNGAPRDGAPALRFPVRLVADAREHADPLDPAVRVWELRWSAADALPAALQVTTPGTDDPRAVALANVVVADHGASVRGETLVPPTVPAGVPWRPRLQRPGLTYADPDLPASAAATALLHPDPRRAGAALALDDGQRTWSPRPDLLASGRLATHLVVEPEPGGVSRLRFGDGVTGRAPAVGATPLAAYRVGTGTAGDVAPDRLVRLLPRADRLAPPDGVTVWNPLPGVGGTDPERLEQVRQLAPAELRTQRRAVTSEDYATVAEQHPGVQRAVARRRWTGSWYAQEVTVDPVVAHADDPALPGEVLAALETRRMAGVDVELERPVLVPLAIAVTGCVRAGHLRADVEARVRDVLGSGLRADGQRAFFHPDRFTFGDPLRLSDLVAAAMAVEGLAWVDVTHFARADATATQAAASLLAGELLMAPRELLRCDSDPNQPESGHVEVSLGGGS encoded by the coding sequence GTGACCGCCACGACGTCGCTCCCGTTCGTCGCCGGCATCGACCTCGAGGCGCGGCGCGCGCTCGTCCGCGGGCGGCCCGGGCTCGACCAGCCGGGCGGGATCGACGGCGTCGACCACGTCGAGGTGCTGTCCAACCACGACGACGCCCCGGGGCACGTCCCGGGCGCCCCCGAGCAGCGCACGCTCCTCGTGCACCTGCTCAACGGCCCGGTCCCGGCGACGTGGACCGCCGCGACCGTCGCCGTCGTGGGCGGCGTCCGGCAGGACGCCTCCCTCAACCCGGTGCGCGTCGAGTGGGCCGTGCCCGCCGTCGCCGTCGTCGGCACGACCGCGAGCCCCGACCCCGCGCTGCCGCCCGGCGTCGTCGAGGCCGACCGCACGCTCGTCGCGCAGGCCCTGCCCGCGCCGGCCGACCCGGACCACGACCCGGCGGTGCTCCGCGCGCTCGTGGTGCGGACCTCGTCGTGGGGGGACCTCTCGACGTACACGCTGCGGCTGCTCGGCCCCGGCGGCGTCGGCGCACCCGACGGGGTGGACCTGCCGCTGTCGACGGCACCGTTCGCGTTCTCGGTGGACTGCCCGAGCGACCTCGACTGCCGGCCCGGCTGTGCCGACGCGACGCCCGCCGAGGACCTCATGCCCGGCGACTACCTGGCGCGGGACTACGAGGCGCTGCGCACCCGGCTGCTCGACCGGCTCGCGACCCTGCTGCCCGACCGGGACGACACCAACCCCGGCGACCCGGCCGTCATGCTCGTCGAGCTGTTCGCCGCGGTGGGCGACCGGCTGGCCTACTGGCAGGACGCGGCCGCGGTCGAGGCCTACCTCGGCACCGCACGCCGCCGCACGTCGGTGCGCCGCCACGCGCGCCTGCTCGGGTACGCGGTGCACGAGGGCTGCTCGGCGCGCACGCTCCTCGCCCTCACGACGACGGCCGGCACGCTCACCGTGCCCGCCCGCACACCCGTCACCGACCTGCCCGCCCGGCAGGACCAGCCCGTCGACGTGCCCGTCGACGCCGCGGACCTCGGCGGCACGGTGTTCGAGACCGTCGCGCCCGTCGAGATCACGCCCGCGCGCAACGCGCTGCCCCTGTACGCGTGGGGCGACCCCGACCACTGCCTGCCCGCGGGGTCGACGGCCGCGTTCGTCGCGACGCCCACGGGCGTGGACCCCGCGCTGCGCGCCGGGGACCTGCTCGTGCTCGTCGACCAGCCCGTGAACGGCGCACCGCGCGACGGCGCGCCCGCGCTGCGGTTCCCGGTGCGGCTCGTCGCCGACGCGCGTGAGCACGCCGACCCCCTCGACCCGGCCGTGCGCGTCTGGGAGCTGCGGTGGTCGGCCGCCGACGCGCTGCCCGCCGCGCTCCAGGTCACGACGCCCGGCACGGACGACCCGCGCGCCGTCGCGCTCGCGAACGTCGTCGTCGCCGACCACGGTGCGAGCGTGCGCGGCGAGACACTCGTCCCGCCGACCGTGCCCGCGGGCGTGCCGTGGCGCCCGCGCCTGCAGCGGCCCGGCCTGACGTACGCGGACCCCGACCTCCCGGCGTCCGCCGCCGCGACCGCGCTGCTGCACCCCGACCCGCGCCGCGCGGGCGCGGCGCTCGCGCTCGACGACGGGCAGCGCACGTGGTCGCCCCGGCCCGACCTGCTCGCGAGCGGGCGGCTCGCGACGCACCTCGTGGTCGAGCCCGAACCCGGCGGGGTGTCCCGGCTGCGGTTCGGCGACGGCGTCACGGGCCGCGCACCGGCCGTGGGCGCGACGCCGCTCGCGGCGTACCGCGTCGGGACGGGCACGGCGGGCGACGTCGCGCCCGACCGGCTCGTGCGGCTGCTCCCGCGCGCGGACCGGCTCGCGCCGCCGGACGGCGTCACCGTGTGGAACCCGCTGCCGGGCGTCGGCGGCACCGACCCGGAACGGCTGGAGCAGGTGCGCCAGCTCGCCCCGGCCGAGCTGCGCACGCAGCGCCGGGCCGTGACGTCGGAGGACTACGCGACGGTCGCCGAGCAGCACCCGGGCGTCCAGCGGGCGGTCGCACGGCGCCGGTGGACCGGGTCCTGGTACGCGCAGGAGGTCACGGTCGACCCGGTCGTGGCGCACGCCGACGACCCCGCGCTGCCCGGCGAGGTGCTGGCCGCGCTGGAGACGCGCCGCATGGCGGGCGTCGACGTCGAGCTCGAGCGGCCGGTCCTCGTGCCGCTCGCGATCGCCGTCACGGGCTGCGTGCGCGCGGGCCACCTGCGCGCGGACGTCGAGGCGCGCGTGCGCGACGTGCTCGGGTCCGGGCTGCGCGCCGACGGGCAGCGGGCCTTCTTCCACCCCGACCGCTTCACGTTCGGCGACCCGCTGCGGCTGTCCGACCTGGTCGCCGCCGCGATGGCCGTCGAGGGTCTCGCGTGGGTCGACGTCACGCACTTCGCCCGCGCCGACGCGACCGCGACGCAGGCCGCCGCGTCGCTGCTCGCGGGCGAGCTGCTCATGGCGCCGCGCGAGCTGCTGCGCTGCGACAGCGACCCGAACCAGCCCGAGTCCGGGCACGTCGAGGTGTCCCTGGGAGGTGGGTCGTGA
- a CDS encoding phage tail protein: protein MSPSDVRRDERTAYLESLLPAHVLQRDAETGGLLRALLGAVAGELATLEDDVQALYDAWFVETAPEWVLPYLADLVGLEGLPGDLGAGTGAGVSRRGVVANTAAYRQRKGTVAVLEQVVRDVTGWPAKAVEGYRLLGTTTHVNHVRTDRPTWGSVRDAASAELESPRLAGGALTRFAHTADARRVAPARRGGRGVHGIEGVAVVVFPVQVYEASDVPARALGAPAAGWATHPLGVREAWFAVPATEETIEHLAVEADLPVPLRPRRLRALLAAARTGATTGPALPVAVRVDDDPPLGPDRLLVRGLEEPDPALAGWQATVDPVCGRVHTYLAGVATNPGAVHVRYAYGAAADVGAGTYDRTAGHVDALAADPFTGDVDERGDTVASQVLVDAGSTQPGVPTTVADGLVEIAARWSDPDVSGTTQVLSVADSAVHTGDLTVDVPAESRLVLVAATWRGRLLLDGDVEEPVPGVYSPDGLRPRVVGDVLVTGGAGAAVLLDGLVVEGDVVVRAGDLRSLTVSQCTVAGRVRVEGTDADPNRELAVAVRRSLVGGVDLVATVPALAVVDSVVDPALTDPLADPPPAGPAVVAPGAHAVVEGATLWGTLDSRLLDVTSSLCLDVVTVVDRQRGCARFSYLAPGSRTPRRFRCVPPTDTAVADRPAFLADGASLGSPSYPSLSPAAPASLRRGAEDGAEMGVHHHLRRPPRLDAARRLVEPYVPAGMQIGLFGS, encoded by the coding sequence ATGAGCCCGTCCGACGTGCGGCGCGACGAGCGCACCGCCTACCTCGAGAGCCTCCTGCCGGCGCACGTGCTCCAGCGCGACGCCGAGACCGGCGGGCTGCTGCGCGCGCTCCTCGGGGCGGTCGCGGGCGAGCTCGCGACCCTCGAGGACGACGTGCAGGCGCTGTACGACGCGTGGTTCGTGGAGACGGCGCCGGAGTGGGTGCTGCCGTACCTGGCCGACCTCGTCGGGCTGGAGGGCCTGCCCGGCGACCTCGGCGCGGGGACCGGGGCGGGCGTGTCGCGGCGGGGCGTCGTCGCGAACACCGCGGCGTACCGGCAGCGCAAGGGCACGGTCGCGGTCCTGGAGCAGGTCGTCCGGGACGTGACGGGCTGGCCCGCGAAGGCCGTCGAGGGGTACCGGCTGCTCGGCACGACGACGCACGTCAACCACGTCCGCACGGACCGACCGACGTGGGGCAGCGTGCGTGACGCCGCGAGCGCCGAGCTCGAGTCGCCCCGGCTGGCCGGTGGCGCGCTGACGCGGTTCGCGCACACGGCCGACGCGCGCCGGGTCGCACCGGCCCGACGCGGCGGGCGCGGGGTGCACGGGATCGAGGGCGTCGCGGTGGTCGTGTTCCCGGTGCAGGTGTACGAGGCGTCCGACGTGCCGGCGCGCGCGCTCGGCGCCCCTGCCGCGGGCTGGGCGACGCACCCCCTGGGCGTGCGCGAGGCGTGGTTCGCCGTGCCCGCGACCGAGGAGACGATCGAGCACCTGGCCGTCGAGGCGGACCTGCCCGTGCCGCTGCGCCCGCGCCGCCTGCGGGCGCTGCTCGCGGCCGCGCGGACCGGCGCGACGACCGGCCCGGCGCTGCCGGTCGCGGTGCGCGTCGACGACGACCCGCCGCTCGGACCCGACCGGCTGCTGGTCCGCGGGCTGGAGGAGCCCGACCCGGCGCTGGCCGGGTGGCAGGCCACGGTCGACCCGGTGTGCGGGCGCGTGCACACCTACCTCGCGGGCGTCGCGACCAACCCCGGCGCGGTGCACGTGCGGTACGCGTACGGCGCGGCCGCGGACGTCGGTGCGGGCACGTACGACCGGACCGCCGGGCACGTCGACGCGCTCGCGGCCGACCCGTTCACCGGCGACGTCGACGAGCGCGGCGACACCGTCGCGTCGCAGGTGCTCGTCGACGCGGGCTCGACGCAGCCCGGCGTGCCGACGACGGTCGCCGACGGGCTGGTGGAGATCGCCGCACGCTGGTCCGACCCCGACGTGTCCGGCACGACCCAGGTGCTGTCCGTCGCGGACTCGGCGGTGCACACCGGCGACCTCACCGTCGACGTGCCCGCGGAGAGCCGCCTGGTCCTGGTGGCGGCGACGTGGCGCGGGCGGCTCCTGCTCGACGGCGACGTCGAGGAGCCCGTCCCGGGCGTCTACTCGCCCGACGGGCTGCGGCCGCGCGTCGTGGGGGACGTCCTCGTCACGGGTGGGGCGGGCGCGGCGGTGCTGCTCGACGGGCTCGTCGTCGAGGGCGACGTCGTGGTGCGCGCGGGCGACCTGCGGTCGCTCACGGTGAGCCAGTGCACCGTCGCCGGGCGCGTCCGCGTGGAGGGCACCGACGCGGACCCGAACCGTGAGCTCGCCGTCGCGGTGCGGCGCAGCCTGGTCGGCGGCGTGGACCTGGTCGCGACGGTCCCCGCCCTGGCCGTCGTGGACAGCGTCGTCGACCCGGCCCTCACCGACCCGCTCGCCGACCCGCCGCCCGCGGGCCCGGCCGTCGTGGCGCCCGGAGCGCACGCCGTGGTCGAGGGCGCGACGCTGTGGGGCACGCTCGACTCCCGGCTGCTCGACGTGACGTCGAGCCTGTGCCTCGACGTCGTCACGGTGGTCGACCGGCAGCGCGGCTGCGCGCGGTTCAGCTACCTCGCGCCGGGCTCGCGCACGCCCCGCCGGTTCCGCTGCGTGCCGCCGACGGACACCGCGGTCGCCGACCGGCCCGCGTTCCTCGCCGACGGTGCGTCGCTCGGGTCGCCGTCGTACCCCTCGCTCTCCCCCGCCGCCCCGGCGTCGCTGCGTCGCGGCGCCGAGGACGGCGCGGAGATGGGCGTCCACCACCACCTGCGCCGGCCGCCCCGGCTCGACGCGGCACGCCGCCTCGTCGAGCCGTACGTCCCGGCGGGGATGCAGATCGGACTGTTCGGGAGCTGA
- a CDS encoding DUF6519 domain-containing protein → MHADLTRRTFDPALGFRSVVMQQGRVLLDAEWNEQTEITAHHDEVRTADVVGPAGGVDPGDGSPGPFAVVSLATGLPPDAGPVAWADLAVTRGRYYVDGVLAESSPADGDPWPLADQPFLRAVGADPGLVEPATDGRYAVLLDVFDHLVTPDERPELLESALGGPDTAVRDQTAWQVRLAALPGDEVCSEVDAALPVRVPRTMTADLEDAVAQTDPCAITAGGGYELLESQLFRVEVFDVDPQPRFVWSRENGSVVAGLVEVEPSTVAGADDALTLDRVGRDEGLPILPGDLVEVTSTDRVLRHLPGYLARVGSTADSVVDTVVHVAWVDTALPDVAGLGRAPVVRRWDGGPTPLATTPSALEGGISVAFPAGGTPAVGDHWLIPARSVQLAYGTTARQGTIEWPGAPGAPVALPPRGPRERRARLGVLERGTDGWTLVADCRDLFPPLTALTAIDLVGGDGQEAMPGDELPEPVRVAVRKGGIPVAGAAVRFTAAGGTLRTPAGALGNPGVVTTGADGVAAVLWTLDPDGDTTQTLTAQRLTDVLAPQDVDVVATGRLSVARQVAWQPVCDGFGRTRTVQDALAQLVRTPSLKLLGGDGQEVDARGRTVPRVVRVAVDDPCGPARGAVVTAVASKGGGLVLAVKAGAPVPPTLVGVPRADEQVSTKTDEAGVATFVWQPSFLDPETGALLRSDVLTVTLDEAPGPVPADEAPIQVTASLDPGGSRTPGVHVTAVRFFSGEDLENDATYGFDQLGGRFPGIAVVLDAPVRQDSVQRKPVGRVLLELPWPTPPEDDLWGSPSWARRTVEIAGELNADGALIVWSPVQPIDETLKRVTGRLRALAREQRLGEPPLPLLLRLQLDGWAIVGEDESLHLNGHTETVVVDGFTRLRLPTTDEVTGGRFETWFWFSDGGPERPGPQVFAPGRLALSRLSVDVGRLLRPPGTRATPGGPTLDVDDLSGRTRALVERRAAEARVEVTFVEEDAPGVRRNVVLGTDAPAGTALGPGDRLVVRVARGAGG, encoded by the coding sequence ATGCACGCAGACCTCACCCGCCGGACCTTCGACCCCGCCCTGGGGTTCCGGTCCGTCGTCATGCAGCAGGGCCGGGTCCTGCTCGACGCGGAGTGGAACGAGCAGACCGAGATCACCGCGCACCACGACGAGGTCCGCACGGCCGACGTCGTCGGGCCTGCGGGCGGCGTCGACCCGGGCGACGGGTCGCCGGGCCCGTTCGCCGTCGTCTCGCTCGCGACCGGCCTGCCGCCGGACGCCGGTCCCGTCGCGTGGGCGGACCTCGCCGTCACGCGCGGCCGGTACTACGTCGACGGGGTGCTCGCGGAGTCGTCGCCCGCGGACGGCGACCCGTGGCCGCTCGCGGACCAGCCGTTCCTGCGGGCGGTCGGCGCGGACCCCGGGCTCGTCGAGCCCGCGACGGACGGCCGGTACGCGGTCCTCCTCGACGTGTTCGACCACCTCGTGACGCCCGACGAGCGGCCCGAGCTGCTCGAGTCCGCGCTGGGCGGCCCCGACACCGCGGTCCGCGACCAGACGGCCTGGCAGGTGCGGCTGGCCGCGCTGCCCGGCGACGAGGTGTGCTCGGAGGTCGACGCGGCGCTGCCCGTCCGCGTGCCGCGCACCATGACCGCGGACCTCGAGGACGCGGTCGCGCAGACCGACCCGTGCGCGATCACCGCGGGCGGCGGCTACGAGCTGCTGGAGAGCCAGCTGTTCCGCGTCGAGGTGTTCGACGTCGACCCGCAGCCGCGGTTCGTGTGGTCGCGCGAGAACGGCTCGGTCGTCGCGGGCCTCGTCGAGGTCGAGCCGTCGACCGTCGCCGGGGCCGACGACGCCCTGACCCTCGACCGCGTCGGCCGTGACGAGGGCCTGCCGATCCTGCCCGGCGACCTCGTCGAGGTCACGAGCACCGACCGCGTGCTGCGGCACCTGCCCGGCTACCTCGCACGCGTCGGCTCCACGGCGGACTCGGTCGTCGACACCGTCGTGCACGTCGCGTGGGTGGACACCGCGCTGCCGGACGTCGCGGGCCTCGGCCGCGCACCCGTCGTGCGCCGGTGGGACGGCGGACCGACGCCGCTGGCCACGACGCCGAGCGCGCTGGAGGGCGGCATCTCCGTGGCGTTCCCCGCGGGCGGCACGCCCGCCGTCGGGGACCACTGGCTGATCCCGGCCCGCAGCGTCCAGCTCGCGTACGGCACGACCGCGCGGCAGGGCACGATCGAGTGGCCCGGCGCCCCCGGTGCACCGGTCGCGCTGCCGCCGCGCGGGCCGCGCGAGCGCCGTGCACGGCTCGGCGTGCTCGAGCGCGGCACCGACGGGTGGACCCTCGTCGCCGACTGCCGGGACCTGTTCCCGCCGCTCACCGCGCTCACCGCGATCGACCTCGTCGGCGGCGACGGCCAGGAGGCCATGCCGGGCGACGAGCTCCCGGAGCCCGTCCGCGTCGCCGTCCGCAAGGGCGGCATCCCCGTCGCGGGCGCCGCGGTGCGGTTCACCGCCGCGGGCGGCACCCTGCGCACGCCCGCCGGCGCCCTCGGCAACCCCGGCGTAGTCACGACCGGCGCCGACGGCGTCGCGGCGGTGCTGTGGACGCTCGACCCCGACGGCGACACGACCCAGACGCTCACCGCCCAGCGGCTCACCGACGTGCTCGCCCCGCAGGACGTCGACGTCGTCGCCACCGGGCGGCTGTCCGTCGCGCGGCAGGTCGCGTGGCAGCCGGTGTGCGACGGCTTCGGCCGCACGCGCACGGTGCAGGACGCGCTCGCGCAGCTCGTCCGGACGCCGTCGCTCAAGCTCCTCGGCGGTGACGGGCAGGAGGTCGACGCCCGCGGGCGCACGGTGCCGCGCGTCGTGCGCGTGGCCGTCGACGACCCGTGCGGGCCCGCGCGCGGCGCGGTCGTGACCGCCGTCGCGAGCAAGGGCGGCGGGCTCGTGCTGGCCGTGAAGGCGGGCGCCCCCGTGCCGCCGACGCTCGTGGGCGTGCCCCGCGCCGACGAGCAGGTGTCCACGAAGACCGACGAGGCGGGCGTCGCGACGTTCGTCTGGCAGCCGTCGTTCCTCGACCCCGAGACGGGGGCGCTGCTGCGCAGCGACGTCCTCACCGTCACGCTCGACGAGGCACCCGGACCCGTCCCGGCGGACGAGGCGCCGATCCAGGTCACCGCGAGCCTCGACCCGGGCGGCTCGCGCACCCCGGGCGTGCACGTCACCGCGGTGCGCTTCTTCTCCGGCGAGGACCTGGAGAACGACGCGACCTACGGGTTCGACCAGCTCGGCGGCCGGTTCCCCGGGATCGCCGTCGTCCTCGACGCGCCCGTCCGGCAGGACTCCGTGCAGCGCAAGCCCGTCGGGCGGGTGCTCCTCGAGCTGCCCTGGCCGACGCCGCCCGAGGACGACCTGTGGGGTTCGCCCTCGTGGGCGCGGCGCACCGTCGAGATCGCGGGCGAGCTCAACGCCGACGGCGCGCTCATCGTGTGGTCCCCGGTCCAGCCGATCGACGAGACCCTCAAGCGCGTCACCGGGCGGCTGCGTGCCCTGGCCCGCGAGCAGCGGCTCGGCGAGCCGCCCCTGCCGCTGCTGCTGCGCCTGCAGCTCGACGGCTGGGCGATCGTCGGGGAGGACGAGTCCCTGCACCTCAACGGGCACACCGAGACCGTCGTCGTGGACGGCTTCACGCGCCTGCGGCTGCCGACGACCGACGAGGTGACGGGCGGCCGGTTCGAGACGTGGTTCTGGTTCAGCGACGGCGGCCCCGAGCGGCCCGGCCCGCAGGTGTTCGCTCCCGGACGGCTCGCGCTGTCACGGCTGTCCGTCGACGTGGGACGTCTCCTGCGCCCGCCCGGGACCCGCGCGACGCCCGGCGGGCCGACGCTCGACGTCGACGACCTGTCCGGCCGCACGCGCGCGCTCGTCGAGCGGCGGGCCGCCGAGGCCCGGGTGGAGGTGACGTTCGTCGAGGAGGACGCGCCCGGGGTGCGGCGCAACGTGGTGCTCGGCACCGACGCGCCGGCGGGCACCGCGCTCGGCCCGGGCGACCGGCTCGTCGTGCGGGTCGCGCGCGGAGCGGGCGGATGA
- a CDS encoding DUF4157 domain-containing protein has translation MTTTRAREAPATREHPREAPVRGGFPLDAATRGAMEAGLGHDFSAVRVHADDRAAATARELHARAFTVGTDVGFAAGAYRPSTPQGRRLIAHELAHVVQQSGAPGLARAPVHPAPDRAAPEREASDAARTVLAGGRAVVRERPGPGALLEDEKEPPGAGAEIVKGLSTFVDKAKDDPKIKKEIIEPVTDAAKSRWDALSGGEKGAVVGFGAATYGLGVGAMLSDPTGRRTLQGFNLAAPLGLVPYATLTSFSYQLPDAKDPTYRFRTSVDLGDLIKAAHGWKGLSLSADLSWSWDPATESLSLAGGTARLGLLPGVSVSGGTYPSLLGFTPAFAPPDLPGGPRQAFDQPKAPNLPDTRVVLSIDLLKLPTVGPALRGVF, from the coding sequence ATGACGACCACCCGGGCCCGCGAGGCCCCCGCGACCCGCGAGCACCCGCGGGAGGCGCCCGTGCGCGGCGGCTTCCCCCTCGACGCCGCGACCCGCGGCGCCATGGAGGCGGGCCTCGGCCACGACTTCTCGGCCGTGCGCGTGCACGCCGACGACCGCGCCGCGGCCACCGCGCGCGAGCTGCACGCCCGCGCGTTCACCGTCGGCACGGACGTCGGGTTCGCGGCGGGCGCGTACCGGCCGTCGACGCCGCAGGGGCGGCGGCTCATCGCGCACGAGCTCGCGCACGTCGTGCAGCAGTCCGGCGCGCCGGGGCTCGCCCGCGCGCCGGTGCACCCCGCACCCGACCGGGCCGCGCCCGAGCGGGAGGCGTCCGACGCGGCGCGGACCGTGCTGGCCGGCGGACGCGCGGTCGTCCGCGAGCGCCCCGGCCCCGGTGCGCTGCTGGAGGACGAGAAGGAACCGCCGGGTGCGGGCGCGGAGATCGTCAAGGGGCTGTCGACGTTCGTCGACAAGGCGAAGGACGACCCGAAGATCAAGAAGGAGATCATCGAGCCCGTCACCGACGCCGCGAAGAGCCGCTGGGACGCGCTGTCGGGCGGCGAGAAGGGCGCGGTCGTCGGCTTCGGCGCCGCCACGTACGGGCTGGGCGTCGGCGCGATGCTGTCCGACCCGACCGGCCGCCGCACGTTGCAGGGGTTCAACCTCGCCGCGCCGCTCGGCCTCGTCCCGTACGCGACGCTCACGTCGTTCAGCTACCAGCTCCCGGACGCGAAGGACCCGACGTACAGGTTCCGGACCAGCGTCGACCTCGGCGACCTGATCAAGGCCGCGCACGGCTGGAAGGGCCTCAGCCTCTCGGCCGACCTCAGCTGGTCGTGGGACCCGGCGACCGAGAGCCTGAGCCTCGCGGGCGGCACCGCGCGGCTCGGTCTGCTGCCGGGCGTGAGCGTGTCCGGCGGGACGTACCCGTCGCTGCTCGGGTTCACGCCCGCGTTCGCGCCGCCCGACCTGCCGGGCGGGCCGCGGCAGGCGTTCGACCAGCCGAAGGCCCCGAACCTCCCGGACACGCGCGTCGTCCTCTCGATCGACCTGCTCAAGCTCCCGACCGTCGGCCCCGCCCTCCGGGGCGTGTTCTAG
- a CDS encoding DUF4157 domain-containing protein: MGEHEIVGRPGDRHEQEADRAAERVTAPPGGHAGHDEPGLLRAYGGALGHDFSRVRLHDDATAHAVTRRFGADAVTIGHHVLFAPGRRDPASPQGRRLLAHELTHVRQQASTGPRVQGKFVATGDTAGFVAMVNGILAVQHRIEVNRAGEVSVVATDVQGPPTRDATELLAQIRSMIADGTTITVRMMHGSARTLASDTNVIVGNYGLNTFDLDDLAMYGGVSSHSRMGDNTASMLLHELVEQQRKQASGEAFGPAHAASLAAQGRMLGATWVGDTPRAVPGGTEITRTWRYPDGREVDTITTIDMATGNVTGVRQAVRPPRGRTP, translated from the coding sequence ATGGGCGAGCACGAGATCGTCGGGCGGCCGGGCGACCGGCACGAGCAGGAGGCGGACCGCGCGGCCGAGCGCGTGACGGCACCGCCCGGTGGGCACGCCGGGCACGACGAGCCCGGGCTGCTGCGCGCGTACGGCGGCGCGCTCGGGCACGACTTCTCCCGGGTCCGGCTCCACGACGACGCCACCGCGCACGCCGTGACCCGCCGGTTCGGGGCCGACGCCGTGACGATCGGGCACCACGTGCTGTTCGCGCCCGGTCGGCGCGACCCCGCCTCGCCGCAGGGACGCCGCCTGCTCGCGCACGAGCTGACCCACGTGCGGCAGCAGGCGTCGACCGGACCGCGCGTGCAGGGCAAGTTCGTCGCGACCGGCGACACCGCCGGGTTCGTCGCGATGGTCAACGGGATCCTCGCGGTGCAGCACCGCATCGAGGTGAACAGGGCCGGGGAGGTGTCCGTCGTCGCGACCGACGTGCAGGGACCGCCGACACGCGACGCGACCGAGCTGCTCGCCCAGATCCGGTCGATGATCGCCGACGGCACGACGATCACGGTGCGCATGATGCACGGCTCGGCCCGGACGCTCGCGTCGGACACCAACGTCATCGTCGGCAACTACGGCCTCAACACCTTCGACCTCGACGACCTCGCGATGTACGGCGGCGTCTCCAGCCACTCCCGGATGGGCGACAACACGGCCTCGATGCTGCTGCACGAGCTGGTGGAGCAGCAGCGGAAGCAGGCCAGCGGCGAGGCGTTCGGGCCGGCGCACGCGGCGTCGCTCGCCGCGCAGGGCCGCATGCTCGGCGCCACCTGGGTGGGTGACACGCCCCGCGCCGTCCCGGGAGGCACGGAGATCACCCGGACGTGGCGCTACCCCGACGGGCGTGAGGTCGACACCATCACGACCATCGACATGGCCACGGGTAACGTGACCGGCGTCCGACAGGCCGTACGACCCCCCAGGGGGAGGACACCGTGA